In Carya illinoinensis cultivar Pawnee chromosome 7, C.illinoinensisPawnee_v1, whole genome shotgun sequence, the following are encoded in one genomic region:
- the LOC122314670 gene encoding protein PALE CRESS, chloroplastic, with amino-acid sequence MEAKVLKRTCLLPPPLPTHPAVLARLPVLPFPSSSKPKYSSLSVLRRSMSKDEPLIDGLPKEYYDDEWQARQREKTKELHRRRQEEDEEEERKVQEYREIAMRLQGYPEEDLKKARRLVSSFIIAAEEVEEKIEEAAERGELTELVLMVIWNRLDLARRDEEKDAIRSLDLLYRRVETEILKREATPAMRLLNDLLNMHDEFGDEGWLKECKKLMVDTFPREDPFSILVPAGFDIDKHQGPLRPPLEDDDTLLRVDFVREVDALLQEVRHELSEAQDVHGFDPESVASRLKQQEKKQTIRQVEALLDLAINLKW; translated from the exons ATGGAGGCAAAGGTGTTGAAGCGAACGTGCTTACTTCCCCCGCCATTACCAACTCACCCCGCAGTGCTCGCTAGGCTTCCAGTGCTTCCATTCCCTTCTTCCTCTAAACCCAAGTACTCATCCCTCTCAG TTCTGAGGAGGAGCATGAGCAAAGATGAACCGCTCATAGATGGGCTTCCGAAGGAGTATTATGATGAT GAATGGCAAGCCCGGCAGCGGGAGAAGACAAAGGAGTTGCATAGACGACgtcaagaggaagatgaagaagaggagagAAAGGTTCAAGAGTATCGTGAAATTGCCATGCGTTTGCAGGGATATCCGGAAGAAGATCTCAAAAAAGCACGGAGATTAGTTTCGAGCTTCATCATAGCTGCTGAAGAAGTGGAAGAG AAAATTGAGGAAGCTGCAGAGAGAGGAGAACTCACTGAACTTGTACTGATGGTCATATGGAATCGCCTTGATCTTGCTCGCCGAGAT GAGGAAAAGGATGCTATAAGAAGTCTTGATCTGTTATACAGAAGGGTTGAG ACTGAGATTCTGAAAAGGGAGGCCACCCCTGCCATGAGACTGCTCAATGATCTTTTGAATATGCATGATGAGTTTGGCGATGAAGGCTGGCTGAAGGAATGCAAAAAGCTCATGGTTGATACCTTTCCAAGAGAGGATCCATTTAGCATTCTTGTTCCAGCAGGATTTGACATTGATAAG CATCAAGGGCCACTTCGACCTCCACTTGAGGATGATGATACACTTTTGAGGGTAGACTTTGTTAGAGAGGTTGATGCGTTGCTACAAGAGGTCCGGCATGAACTAAGTGAAGCACAGGATGTGCATGGGTTTGATCCTGAATCTGTTGCAAGTCGGTTGAAGCAGCAGGAGAAAAAACAAACCATACGTCAAGTAGAAGCTCTGCTAGACCTGGCCATAAATTTGAAATGGTAG
- the LOC122316276 gene encoding EID1-like F-box protein 3, whose protein sequence is YTLTSHSLKATFSSRTDLSFIYPSAEKPARSVAMSRNQRLRYNPPSQGSESAESGIFNERVLVLLFETIRWDIHTLCSASSVNRKLRAIAKRLLWRQVCLNRAPRMVATLANGTPNGRFCGGWHALAKLMFFCCGCESTRHFKVSKPSPGHFAKASRFSKTSGRSFLAKKCRADLLYVSDPCEHPTGDKEDDLGIYRGVFKGFSRSRTRACLIGRQVGLEEGMRCPYCGARVWSMTTAGLVPKSAARRLGSHSGGLDYFVCVNGHLHGTCWLVPLSSDEDEDEPEDEEEEVSEGDGGIREVDNQDRTSASDMGMEFKGRGKMEMGNSLVGPHEVLVGIHQRSEVLSS, encoded by the coding sequence TACACTTTAACCAGCCATTCTCTGAAAGCCACGTTTAGTAGTAGGACagatttatcatttatatatccAAGTGCCGAGAAACCGGCCCGCAGTGTTGCCATGAGTCGGAACCAGCGTCTCAGATATAACCCGCCGAGTCAGGGTTCCGAATCAGCTGAGTCCGGCATATTCAACGAGCGCGTACTCGTCCTGCTCTTCGAGACCATCAGATGGGACATCCACACCCTGTGCTCGGCATCTTCCGTTAACCGAAAGCTACGCGCGATAGCAAAGCGGCTGCTCTGGCGCCAGGTCTGCCTGAACCGCGCCCCGCGCATGGTAGCCACATTGGCTAACGGCACGCCCAACGGTCGGTTCTGCGGCGGGTGGCACGCGCTGGCGAAGCTGATGTTCTTCTGCTGTGGGTGCGAGTCAACTCGGCATTTCAAGGTGAGTAAACCCTCTCCGGGCCACTTCGCGAAGGCCTCTCGGTTCTCGAAAACTTCAGGCCGAAGCTTCCTGGCGAAGAAGTGTCGGGCCGACTTGTTGTACGTGAGCGACCCGTGCGAGCATCCGACAGGGGACAAGGAAGATGATCTGGGGATCTATAGGGGGGTATTCAAGGGATTTAGCAGATCGAGGACGAGGGCGTGCTTGATCGGACGACAGGTGGGGCTGGAGGAGGGAATGAGATGTCCATACTGTGGGGCACGCGTATGGAGCATGACGACGGCTGGGCTGGTGCCGAAGAGCGCGGCTAGGCGACTGGGCTCGCACTCTGGAGGCTTGGATTATTTCGTGTGCGTGAACGGGCACTTGCACGGGACGTGTTGGCTGGTGCCGTTATCGTCGGACGAGGACGAGGACGAACCCGAAGACGAAGAGGAGGAAGTTAGCGAGGGCGATGGTGGGATCCGTGAGGTTGATAATCAGGATCGGACATCGGCGAGTGACATGGGTATGGAGTTCAAAGGACGAGGGAAAATGGAGATGGGGAATTCCTTAGTGGGTCCCCATGAAGTGCTAGTCGGGATTCATCAGAGGTCTGAAGTCCTAAGTTCTTAa